A stretch of the Sulfolobus acidocaldarius SUSAZ genome encodes the following:
- a CDS encoding RIO-like serine/threonine protein kinase fused to N-terminal HTH domain produces MPNLTLAERVSLIGPMDYRLLKFLYEKTATHDWIKLSQISDELGISKRETLSSLYKLYDLRLVSKESVLGENAYKITFTGLNVISTKNLYVNKILNKLGIMIGTGKESEVYIGYNFDGDPIIVKYHKLGRSYRNYKKYREDTDSSWIRRAVHNAEKEYNALKCVKSNYGQVPSPLGSSLNAIAMEYIYGKELYKIEISDPENALNDILSTVRIAYKECNIIHGDLSEYNILYSLDNDRSYVIDWPQSTNIQNEEILLRDITNILYYFSKKYNIIKGVQETLNYVKG; encoded by the coding sequence ATGCCTAATCTCACTTTAGCGGAAAGAGTATCATTAATAGGACCTATGGACTATAGGCTTCTCAAGTTTCTATACGAGAAAACTGCAACTCATGACTGGATAAAATTAAGTCAAATCTCAGATGAGTTGGGGATAAGTAAGAGAGAAACTTTGTCTTCCCTATATAAACTATATGATTTAAGGCTCGTATCAAAAGAGTCGGTTCTAGGTGAAAATGCATATAAAATAACATTCACAGGTCTTAATGTAATTTCGACCAAGAATTTGTACGTAAATAAAATTCTAAATAAATTAGGAATTATGATAGGAACAGGGAAGGAAAGTGAAGTTTATATTGGCTATAATTTTGACGGGGATCCTATCATAGTCAAGTATCATAAACTTGGAAGAAGTTATAGAAATTATAAAAAATATAGAGAAGATACAGATTCTAGTTGGATAAGAAGGGCTGTACATAACGCAGAAAAAGAATATAACGCTTTGAAATGTGTTAAAAGTAATTATGGGCAAGTGCCCTCTCCCTTAGGATCTTCACTTAATGCTATAGCTATGGAATATATTTATGGAAAAGAGTTGTATAAAATCGAGATTTCGGATCCAGAGAATGCTTTAAATGACATTCTGTCCACTGTGAGGATAGCGTATAAGGAGTGTAATATTATACATGGAGATTTAAGTGAATATAACATTTTATATTCTCTCGATAACGACAGATCTTACGTTATTGATTGGCCTCAAAGTACAAATATACAGAATGAGGAGATCTTACTTAGGGATATAACCAATATCCTTTATTATTTCTCAAAGAAATATAATATAATAAAGGGAGTGCAAGAAACCTTAAACTATGTTAAGGGGTAG
- a CDS encoding S-adenosylmethionine synthetase (catalyzes the formation of S-adenosylmethionine from methionine and ATP) → MTKNINVQQSHWANPDKLEVELAERKGVGHPDYIADSASEEASRKLSLYYLKAFGTILHHNLDKTLVVGGQATPKYKGGDVVQPIYVIVSGRATTEVKTPSGVENIPIGTIIIESVKDWIKENFRYLDVEKHVVVDYKIGKGSTDLVGLFEANKQVPLSNDTSFGVGFAPYSTLENLVLSTERLLNSKEIRSKIPEIGEDIKVMGLRKGKEIELTVAMATISQLIDDLNHYLQVKEEAKQKILDLASKLAPEYSVKVNINTGDKIDKGIVYLTVTGTSAEHGDDGMTGRGNRATGLITPMRPMSLEATAGKNPVNHVGKLYNVLANLIAQKVHKDVKGINGVQVEILGQIGRPINDPLIANVQLAAENITTEIKREVEGITDELLSSVTKLSELILESKTMLF, encoded by the coding sequence ATGACAAAAAATATAAATGTACAACAAAGTCACTGGGCTAATCCTGATAAATTAGAAGTTGAATTAGCAGAAAGAAAAGGAGTAGGACACCCAGATTATATTGCTGACTCGGCATCTGAGGAAGCTAGTAGGAAACTATCTCTTTATTATCTAAAAGCATTTGGTACAATATTACACCACAACTTGGACAAAACACTAGTAGTAGGAGGACAAGCAACTCCTAAATATAAAGGAGGAGATGTGGTTCAACCGATTTACGTAATTGTATCTGGAAGAGCTACAACAGAGGTTAAGACACCTAGTGGAGTTGAAAATATACCTATCGGAACAATTATAATTGAAAGTGTAAAGGACTGGATAAAGGAGAATTTCAGATATCTTGATGTGGAAAAGCATGTAGTTGTTGATTATAAAATAGGTAAGGGTTCGACTGATTTGGTGGGACTATTCGAGGCTAACAAGCAAGTTCCACTTTCTAATGATACGAGCTTTGGAGTTGGATTTGCACCTTATTCAACACTTGAAAATTTGGTTTTAAGCACTGAAAGATTGTTAAATTCCAAAGAGATAAGATCTAAAATACCTGAGATAGGCGAAGATATAAAAGTGATGGGACTAAGAAAAGGCAAGGAAATAGAGTTAACTGTAGCTATGGCTACAATTAGTCAATTAATAGATGACTTAAATCATTATTTACAGGTAAAAGAGGAGGCTAAACAGAAAATACTAGATCTTGCATCAAAGCTTGCTCCTGAATACAGTGTAAAGGTAAATATTAACACAGGTGACAAGATTGATAAAGGGATCGTATACTTAACTGTGACAGGAACTTCTGCTGAACATGGAGATGACGGTATGACAGGACGTGGAAATAGAGCTACAGGTCTGATAACACCAATGAGACCAATGTCTCTTGAAGCCACAGCGGGTAAGAATCCAGTAAATCATGTAGGAAAATTGTATAATGTATTGGCGAATCTTATAGCACAAAAAGTACATAAGGATGTTAAAGGAATAAACGGAGTACAAGTTGAAATATTAGGACAAATTGGTAGACCTATAAATGATCCACTAATAGCAAATGTCCAACTTGCAGCTGAAAACATTACTACCGAAATCAAAAGAGAAGTAGAAGGAATAACAGATGAACTGTTAAGCTCTGTGACAAAATTATCAGAACTAATACTTGAAAGTAAAACAATGCTATTTTAA